The bacterium genome segment CGCAGCGCGGCGAGCGCGAGCGCGACGAGCGCGGCGAGCGACAGCGCGGCGAGAAGGCGGACCGTCGTCCAGCCGGGCGCGGACAGCGCGGGGTCGGCGTTCAGCGCGGGCCAGAAGACGATCTGCCGCAGCAAGTAGGCGAGGCCGTCGAGCTGCGCGGCGAAATTGTCCAGCGGGCCGCGGAGGGCGAGGCTCGTCGCGGCGAGGCGGCTGTACGTGCCGCCGGCCGCGGCGAGGGCCAGCGCGGCGCAGAGCAGCGCGAGATGCGGGGCGAGGGCGCGCAGCGCGCCGAAGCGCCGCCGCGGGCGCGCCTGGACCGCCGGATCGACGCGCTCGAGCAACAGCAGCGCGAACGGCAGCACGGCGACGTACTCCTTCGTCGCCAACGCAAGGGCGAAGAAGAGCGGCGAGAGGATCCGCGCCGCGCGCCCGCCTTCGCCGCTCCGCGCGCGCAGCCAGCAGAGGGCGCAGGCGAGGGCGAAGAGCGCGGCGAGGGACGTCGAGCGCCCGGAGACGTAGGTGACGGCCTCGGTCTGCGCGGGATGGAGCGCGAAGACGAGCGCTCCGACGAGCGGACCGAGCTCCTCGCGCCACGCGGCGCGCGGCGCGGCGCGCGAAACGCCCGCGGCGGGCGCGTCGGACGAAGCGAGCGCGTCGAGGCCGGCGGGCGCGTCCGGCGCGGCGGCGCCCGTCCGCAGCAGTCGGCGCAGCAGCGCGAAGACCAGCAGCGCGGCGCCGAGGTGGATCGCGACGTTGACGGCGTGGAAGCCGAACGCGCCGATCCCGGCCTCGTTGCCGAGGGCGTAGCTCAGCTTGAGGACCGGGCGAATTCCGGGCATCGACGCCCAAAAGGCGGAGAGCGACGCGACGCGCCGCTCGTCCACGATCACGGCCCAGTCGTCGAACTGGAACGAGGCGCCGAGCGCGTTGGCGTACGCGGCGAGGACGGCGACGCCGAGCAGCGCGCCCGCGGCGAACGGCCCGTCAGCGGCGCCGCGCATCGAGCGCCTCCTCGAGCATCGCCGCCGCGGTCCACCAGCGGTCGGGCGCGCCGAGCAGCACGAGCAGCGCCCGCCGCGGCGGCCGCTCGACGAAGGCGACGAGGCACGCGCCGGCGCGCGCCGTGTCGCCGGTCTTGACGCCGCGCGCTCCGGCGAACGAGCCGAGGAGCGCGTTGGTGTTGCGGAAGCGGAGGACGCGCCTGTCGAGCGTCTTGATCGACCCTTCGCGCCGCGCGACGGCCTCGGCGATCTCAGGGCGCTCGAGCGCCTCCGCGGCGAGGCGCGCGAGGTCGCGCGCGCTGGTCGTCTGCCCGGGCGCGTCGAGGCCGGTGGGGTTGGCGAAGTGCGTGCGCGAGAGTCCGAGCGCCGCGGCGCGGGCGTTCATCGCCGCGACGAAGCGCGTCGCGTCGCCCGCGGCGCTCTCGGCGAGCGCGACGGCGGCGTCGTTGGCGGAGCGCACGAGCATCGCCGTCAGCAGGTCGGAAGCCCGCAGCCGCTCGCCGGCGCGCAGCCCGAGCGCGGCGCCCCGCTGCGCCGCGGCGCGCGGCCCGACGACGACGACCGCCGCCGGATCCCAGCCGCGCTCGAGGACGACGAGCGCGGTCATCAGCTTGGCCAGCGAGGCCGGGGCGTGCGCGCGGTCGGCGTTGCGTTCGGCGACGACGGCGCCGTCGGCGAGAAGCAGATAGGCGTCGGCGCGGGCGCGGGGGAAGAGGTCCTGCGGCCCCGGCGCGGGCGACGCCGCGCCGCAGGCGACGAGCAGCGCGAGCGCCGTCGCCGTCCGCGTCGCGAACCCGAGGCTGAGCGGCAAGCGAGTCCCCTCCGACACTGAAAGGCGCGCGCCGTCGGGCGCGCGCCTCTCCTGTCCGCGACGTCGCGGAAAAACGATCAGCGGCCGAAGATCCCTTTGAGGACCTTCTTCGCCTTGTCCTTCGTCGTTTCCGGCTGCTGCTGGGGTTGCTGCGGCTGCTGCTGGGGCTGCGCCTGCGCGCCCCCCTTCATCTCCGAGCGCGCGTACTGGCCGCAGAACGACTGGTACTTGGAGCCGGCGAGGGCGGTGTAGCGGCGGCCGGCGCACTCGCGCTGGGCGATCGCCTGCGCTTCGGCGGGACACTCGGCGGCGACGAAGTTCAGCCCCTCGGCGTCCCCGTTCGCGCCCGCGGCGCAGGCCTGCTTGTGGAACTGCTCCACCGTGCCGCCGCAGAACGCGGCGGACTGCTTGGTGCCCGGCATGCCGGAGAGGGCGTCGAGCTGCTTCACGCCGGCGAAGCCGACCGGCGTGCCGAAGCCGGCGCAGAACGCCTTCTTCTGCGCGGGCGAACTGCACATCGCCGTCTCGCCGACGAACATCGTCGCCGAGCCGTTCCGCGCCCCCTCGGCGCACCCCTGCTCCATGGCGGCGCCCGACTGGGCCTGGGCCTGCGCGGCGCGCTTCTCGAACGTGCGGCGCTGCTCGTCCACGTCGCACTCGCCGCCGAGCCGCTTGCCGTCCATCTGCATGCTCATCGTGCCTTGGTCCATGGTCATGTTGAGCGTGCCGGAGAAGGCGTCGGGCCCCTTGAAGACGATCTCGCCGTTGGCGGTGGCCTTCGGGTCGGTGCAGACCATCCTCCAGGTCATGCGGTTGGGGAGCGGCGCGAAGCTCGTCACCTTGCAGTTGTTCTTCTCGGATCCCGGCGGTTCCTTCCAATCGCCCTTCGGCTTGCAGAACTTCACGGTCGTCGCCGGCATCGTCATGCCGCCGAACGTTCCGCGCGTGGTCATCTGCCAGTACTCGCCCTTCTCGCCGCCGACTGCCGGCGCCGCGGCGGAGGCCGTTCCAAGCGAGAGCGGGACGAGGATCAGAGCCGCGGCGGCCGCGGCGAGCGGAGTCTTCATGGATGCGTGTCCTCCCGGAGAAACGAGGGCGGCCTCCCGCCGCCCTCCTCTCTGTCCCGCATTCTAAGGACAAAAGCCGCCGCGTTGAAGCGGGCCGCGCCGCGCGCCCGGATGCGTCCCGGCGCGTGCGGGCGCGCCGCGCGGGGGCGCGGCTCTCCCGTCCGTGAGGACGCGCGACGCGCCGCCGCTCGAGACGCCGCCGCCTACGCGCCGCAGGCGTGCGGCCCGTGCGGTCCGTGCGGCCCGTGGCCGTGGCCGGCGCAGGCCATGTCCGGCGTCGCCTCGCTCAGGGTCCCGGCCTCGTGCGCCGCGAGCGCCTCGGCGACCGTCGTCGGCGCGCCGAGGAGGACCCGCACGCCTCCCGCCTGGAGTTTCATCATCGCGCCCCGGCCGATGCCGCCGACGACGACCGCCTCGACGCCCTGGCCGCCGATCGCGGCGAGCGGCTGGCACATGCCGTGCTGGTGGTGCGCGTTGCGGTTGTCGATCGTCCGGAAATCGCCGGTCGCGGTGTCGCAGAGGGCGAAGAGCGGCGTCGAGCCGAAGTGGGCGCTCACGGGGCTTTGGAGCCCTTTGTCCTCGATGATCGGGATGCAGATCTTCATCGCGTCTCTCCTTGTTCGGGCGGACGGGCGCGGCGGCAGGTCGTCACCGGCCCTCCTTCGATGAGCAGCGCCTTGCCGCAGACGACCGTCTCGGCGAGCTTGGCCCGCGCCGCGGCGAGGATCCGCCCGAAGGTCGGGCGCGAGATCCCCATCCGCAGCGCGGCCTCCTCCTGCTGCAGCCCCTCGCGGTCGGCGAGGCGGATCGCCTCGAACTCGTCGAGCGTCATCGCGACCTGCTCGAGGTCGCGCGCCGGGATGCCGGCGGGCTTGAAGACCGCGGCGATCGGCGCGGCGCCGACGCGGCGGAGGCAGCAGGGGCGGGGCATGGGCGGTTCTCCGACGTGCTCGTTATGAACGTATGCTCACAATGCCGCGCCCGCAAGCCCGCCGGAAAAAAGAAGGGCCCGGCGTCGCCGCCGGGCCCTCTCCGAAAACGCGGTCGCGCCGCGGCGTCACCAGACGCGGCAGGCGTTCTCCCGGACCATCGGCTGCCCGGCCTTGCAGGAGAAGGCCAGGCGGAAGAAGTCCGAGTTGGAGACGACGCCGTTGACGCGGAAGCGCCCCGGCGAGTGGACGTCGGTCATGGCGAGGACGCGCGACGCCTCGGGCGTCACGTTCTGGCACCAGACCTGCGCGTAGCCGAGGAAGAACCGCTGCTCCGGCGTGAACCCTTCGAGCGTCGCCGGGATGCGCGACGGATCGGCCTTGCGCGCTTCCTGCATGGCGAGGAACGACAGCAGCACGCCGCCGTTGTCGGCGGTGTTCTCTCCGAGGGTCATCTTCCCCTTGAGGTGGACGCCCTCGATCGGGGAGAACCCTTCGTACTCGTCGGCGAGGCAGTTGGTGCGCTTCTCGAACTCGGCCTTGTCGGCCTCGCTCCACCAGTTGGAGAGGTTGCCGTCGCCGTCGAACTTCGCGCCCTGGTCGTCGAAGCCGTGCGTCAGTTCGTGGCCGATGACGGCGCCGATCCCGCCGTAGTTGGCGGCGTCGTCGCGCACGGCGTCGTAGAAGGGGGCCTGCAGGATGCCGGCCGGGAAGTTGATGTTGTTCTCGGACGAGCTGTAGTAGGCGTTGACCGTCGGCGGCGTCATGTGGAACTCGGTCTTGTCCACCGGCTGGCCGATCTTGCCCAGGTGGCGGTGCGTCTCGAACTCCGCCGAGCGCCGGGCGTTGCCGACGAAGTCGTTGCGCGCGATGGACAGCTTGCTGTAGTCGCGCCACTTGTCGGGGTAGCCGATCTTGTTGGTCACTGCGGCCAGCTTCGCGGCGCCCTTCGCCTTCGTCGCGTCCGACATCCAGGCGAGCGACTTCAGGTCGGCGCCCATCGCCTTCTCGACGCCCTGGACCAGGGCGAGCGTGCGCGCCTTGGCGTCGGCGGGGAAGGCCTTGGCGACGTAGAGCGGGCCGAGCGCCTCGCCGAGCGCGCCGTCCGTCGCGTGGACGCAGCGCTTCCAGCGCGCCTCGGGCTCCTTCTGCCCGCGGAGGTACTTCTCCCAGAAGCCGAAGTTCTCGGCGACGAACGGCGAGGAGAGGAGACCCGCGGTGGAGCGGAGGTACTTCCAGCGCAGGTAGGTCTTCCAGTCGTCGAGCTTCGTCGTCTCCAGCATCCCGTCCACGGCCTTGACGAAGTCGGGGTTCGAGACGTTGAGCGAGTCGAACTTCGGCGCGCCGACGGCGGCGAAGAAGGCGCCGTAGCCGAAGCGCGGGGCGAGCTTCTCCAGCTCGGCGACGGTCATCTTGTGGTCCACGTTGCGCGGATCGCGGCGGGCGGTGCGGTCCATGTTGGCCTTGGCCAGCGCCGTCTCGAACGCCATCACCGCCTGCGCCTCGGCCGCCGCGGCCTCGGGGGCGTCGCCGGCCAGCTCGAACATCTTCTGGACGTGCGCGACGTACTTGGCGCGCGTGTCCTTGGACTTCGGGTCTTCCTTGAGGTAGTAGTCGCGGTCGGGCAGCGTGATCCCGCCGTCCGAGAGGTCGGCGATCTGGACGCGCGCGTCGTGCAGGTCGGCCGAGGCCGAGAAGCCGAAGAGCGCGCCGCGGACGCCGGTGCGATGGAGCCGCGCGATCTCGGCGACGAGCGAGGCGCGGTCCTTGACCGCCGCGATCCGCCCGAACTCCTCCTTGAGCGGCGCGGCGCCGGCGGCCTCGACCGCCTTCTCGTCCATGCAGGCGGCGTAGAAGTCGCCGACCTTGCGGGTCCGCGGATCGGCCTTCGGCCCCGCGGCCGCGGCCTCCTCGAGGATCCCGCGCAGGACGTCGAGGTTCCGCTCGGCGAGCTGGTCGAAGCGGCCCCAGCGGGTCTTGTCGCCGGGGATCGGGTTGTTCGCCATCCAGGAGCCGCAGGCGAACTGGTAGAAGTCGACGCAGGGATCGACGCTGCGGTCGAGGGCCTTGACGTCGATCGTGGGCGCGGCGGCCGGCGCGCCCGCTTGCGCGAACGCGAGCCCGGCGGCGCACAGCGCGACGGCGATGATCGGGAGAGGACGCATGCTGCCTCGCTTGGGTGGGGGGACGGCGGGAGTTTAGCGCAGCCGGCGGCGCTAGGGTCGCGGCGCCGTCGGCGCGTCGCGCCGCGACAGGCGGGCGACGAGGTCGGCGGGCCAGTGGGGCAGCGTCGGGTCGCCGAGCTTCGTCGCCGCGG includes the following:
- a CDS encoding DUF3617 domain-containing protein: MKTPLAAAAAALILVPLSLGTASAAAPAVGGEKGEYWQMTTRGTFGGMTMPATTVKFCKPKGDWKEPPGSEKNNCKVTSFAPLPNRMTWRMVCTDPKATANGEIVFKGPDAFSGTLNMTMDQGTMSMQMDGKRLGGECDVDEQRRTFEKRAAQAQAQSGAAMEQGCAEGARNGSATMFVGETAMCSSPAQKKAFCAGFGTPVGFAGVKQLDALSGMPGTKQSAAFCGGTVEQFHKQACAAGANGDAEGLNFVAAECPAEAQAIAQRECAGRRYTALAGSKYQSFCGQYARSEMKGGAQAQPQQQPQQPQQQPETTKDKAKKVLKGIFGR
- a CDS encoding NifB/NifX family molybdenum-iron cluster-binding protein, which codes for MKICIPIIEDKGLQSPVSAHFGSTPLFALCDTATGDFRTIDNRNAHHQHGMCQPLAAIGGQGVEAVVVGGIGRGAMMKLQAGGVRVLLGAPTTVAEALAAHEAGTLSEATPDMACAGHGHGPHGPHGPHACGA
- a CDS encoding serine hydrolase produces the protein MPLSLGFATRTATALALLVACGAASPAPGPQDLFPRARADAYLLLADGAVVAERNADRAHAPASLAKLMTALVVLERGWDPAAVVVVGPRAAAQRGAALGLRAGERLRASDLLTAMLVRSANDAAVALAESAAGDATRFVAAMNARAAALGLSRTHFANPTGLDAPGQTTSARDLARLAAEALERPEIAEAVARREGSIKTLDRRVLRFRNTNALLGSFAGARGVKTGDTARAGACLVAFVERPPRRALLVLLGAPDRWWTAAAMLEEALDARRR
- a CDS encoding M13 family metallopeptidase, whose amino-acid sequence is MRPLPIIAVALCAAGLAFAQAGAPAAAPTIDVKALDRSVDPCVDFYQFACGSWMANNPIPGDKTRWGRFDQLAERNLDVLRGILEEAAAAGPKADPRTRKVGDFYAACMDEKAVEAAGAAPLKEEFGRIAAVKDRASLVAEIARLHRTGVRGALFGFSASADLHDARVQIADLSDGGITLPDRDYYLKEDPKSKDTRAKYVAHVQKMFELAGDAPEAAAAEAQAVMAFETALAKANMDRTARRDPRNVDHKMTVAELEKLAPRFGYGAFFAAVGAPKFDSLNVSNPDFVKAVDGMLETTKLDDWKTYLRWKYLRSTAGLLSSPFVAENFGFWEKYLRGQKEPEARWKRCVHATDGALGEALGPLYVAKAFPADAKARTLALVQGVEKAMGADLKSLAWMSDATKAKGAAKLAAVTNKIGYPDKWRDYSKLSIARNDFVGNARRSAEFETHRHLGKIGQPVDKTEFHMTPPTVNAYYSSSENNINFPAGILQAPFYDAVRDDAANYGGIGAVIGHELTHGFDDQGAKFDGDGNLSNWWSEADKAEFEKRTNCLADEYEGFSPIEGVHLKGKMTLGENTADNGGVLLSFLAMQEARKADPSRIPATLEGFTPEQRFFLGYAQVWCQNVTPEASRVLAMTDVHSPGRFRVNGVVSNSDFFRLAFSCKAGQPMVRENACRVW
- a CDS encoding DUF134 domain-containing protein; translation: MPRPCCLRRVGAAPIAAVFKPAGIPARDLEQVAMTLDEFEAIRLADREGLQQEEAALRMGISRPTFGRILAAARAKLAETVVCGKALLIEGGPVTTCRRARPPEQGETR